The following is a genomic window from Homalodisca vitripennis isolate AUS2020 chromosome 5, UT_GWSS_2.1, whole genome shotgun sequence.
gttttcttttggtgtcaaaagtccttaaaatgtaaagaagtaattacaaaaagttaatcTATGAATAGTGGATAATTCGCCAGATAACCGAAAACAAGTTGTATATCAAACAATAGCTTGATATACAATAGTCTAATAGTCTTGTATTGTATCTGTTTAGACCTGAAGGAGAGTACAGAATTCAACCCTCGAACCGTAGTGTCATTTATAGCATACAAAGATGACAAATGTCCTGGTTTCTTTTGAAATCATTCATCAACAATAATAAAGCTTAAACTAATAATTACCAGTAACGTAAACAGGAAAAAAGGAAACATGATATGGGTTAATAATAGGAAAGGAAAGGAAGGATATGGAAGACGGTGGTGCCCACAATTCTGATCCATAATAATTCACTCTATTTCCATAAAGTAGGATAAACTGAAGGGTACCCTACTCCGCAAATATCCACAACCTCATAGGTCATCTTGGTCCATCTAGAGAAGTGCGTATTGTTGACTAGGAGTACCCTCAGCAGCCGAGTTATAAGACTTAGACGTGTTAGGAGCTATAAGACAACAGAATTATGTAACCCTCAGCAGCCGAGTTATAAGAATTAGACGTGTTAGGAGCTATAAGACAACCGAATTATGTAACCCTCAGCAGCCGAGTTATAAGAATTAGACGTGTTAGGATCTATAAGACAACAGAATTATGTAACCCTCAGCAGCCGAGTTATAAGAATTAGACGTGTTAGGAGCTATAAGACAACAGAATTATGTAACCCTCAGCAGCCGATTTATAAGAATTAGACGTATTAGGACCTATAAGACAACCGAATTATGTAGTAAGTTTCGTGCACAATGTATGTACGATACTACTATATTGTGTAATGATTGTTTTCTTTTAGGAATAGCCAACCTTAACCAAACTCAGAGGCTTACTAGTAGCCACCTACGTCACGTTTATTGCTCTTGGCTCAGGAATCCACTCCACTCCTGAGTATtaatcacacacacacaggtCGTCACCTATTTTACAGACCATATCGCGTTTACAGCACATCACTGTCTAATAACTTTGTGATGCCATAATTCAGTCAGCATCGGAATTGTCATCACTACTGCGTCACATACGTATACGTCGACATTGCGCTTAATACTACGTTGTCCATTCCCTAACTTTGTATCATAGACAATACAGGGCGTTAAACAATTCTGCACGTTGTTTGTTATTTCCCGAACGATGAAAGGTAAAGCAATAGAACTTAGTACAACATTACTgaacctataaatctactttttgaagtgactaccatttatgttttatgtcagggggatggcccgcaagcagtcagaaggaaattttaaatgtgaGCATAGGTCGTGTAGTGTATCATATTAAAGGTATTTATTGGTGGAGTACAATAgagcaaatccgacctcaaaaggttaacTCTTTAAGAAATGATGCTGgcttaaagtttgaaacatttacaatgtaggtcctgttatAGGTggtttattattcttgttttggcttaagttgtgaaatttaaacttagtaaatgaatactgaacttgaaatatagtttttaaggtagttagtgactcttcacatccaatgaaGTATGGTCTACAAGGAGGATggcaaaatatgatttaaaaatagcTCAAAATGGACATCAttataaagagtttgttttgCAAAGATGAATAATAAAGGGGAATACCTAGTATCAGTTATTATgatagaaagttcttatttttaagttGGGATTTGGACTTTTCTTGGTGTAAATCTTACACTTtgtaggtgcagtaatgatgtaccaaatTTTATTGCCTTACCTGTATTTGATCGGGAAtcatcaagcccgtgcgggactttttcAACACCCTGTACTcgtatattgtaatttattagacATACCACAATTAATCATAACCGGCACGGTACTGGAGATCTAAATGGCGTCTTCTTCCCTGGTAGTTTGTATTCTCATCTGGCATAGCAGAGATGTATATAATACCGGAACATTTATAGGAATATTATACAAAACTACTCATCTATTTAAGAATAATTGTGTGACTTAAAGCTAAGCTTCTCCTTCTCACTCACAAAGCTCGATCATTCAGTGGACAATCAATGAATACTGACCATTAACACGGAGAAAGCATAACTTAAGATTGTGAAAATAAGCACATCGGTGTAGATGGTATGCCAGATGGCTGCCTTGCAACCCTTGGTGTAGATGAGGCTGGGATCCACGGCCTTCATGTTGGACCAGGAGCGGTTGGATTCAGTCAGCCATCCACGATGCCCGCACTCACCACCCTGAGACCGGCAGCAGCTGGACGGTACTAGCGGAACCAGCAGCTTGCCGTTGGGCTGCATCACCCTGCATCGAACAACTGTCAGTATCTTGCCATTGTGTCCTTACCAGTATTGTGTAGGATTCATGTAATATCATACTTGGAGTATAGAGAAGAGTCAATTTTCAGAGCGCTGATAGGGATCCACGTGGAGGTATACCAGTCTGTGTAGCCTTCCACGCCGCAGCACTCCAGGAAGCTTTGTATTCTGTCTACAGCACTCTGCCACTCGCTGAGGTCCATGTAGCGGGAGGCTCCGTGCTGATAGCGGGGTCCTATCTCGGTCTCCACCGAACTCATCAGGTAGTGCAGAAGTGGTTTCTGGATGATCACATATACCAACGATAGTACCATCAATAAGCACCAGACTATGTGTGATCTACGAAGTGTTTGGCTGCAACAGAATAGACCAGGTAGTGCAGAAGTGGTTTCTGGATGATCACATACACCAACGATAGTACCATCAATAAGCACCACACTATGTGTGATCTCCGAAGTGGTTGGCTGTAACAGAATAGACCAGGTAGTGCAGAAGTGGTTTCTGGATGATCACATATACCAACGATAGTACCATCAATAAGCACCACACTATGTGTGATCTCCGAAGTGTTTGGCTGTAACAGAATAGACCAGGTAGTGCAGAAGTGGTTTCTGGATGATCACATATACCAACGATAGTACCATCAATAAGCACCACACTATGTGTGATCTACGAAGTGTTTGGCTGTAACAGAATAGACCAGGTAGCGTAGAATGCAATGATGTTAATAAAATGCATACTACTCGCTAATTATCCAGTACGTCAAATAGACGGTTATGATGGTAATGATACGAGTATCAGTGAGCacccaagaacgtagccagaaaaagGTTTGGGGGGGGAggcaagacaactgatattttcccgtattGGATAGAaggtaaggccccattttgtgacttaaaaagttcttggtccgtttctatgttgagaacgatatttcaACAGTGTATGTTGTTAATActgaatgatttaaataataataattgtctactaaaaaaaattaagacgATTGCAAATTGGGGGGGGGTTACGGAAcccttggatcccctcgctggctacgtccttggaaCACATACAATCTAATACGCGAATTTAAGATAATTTGGTCGCATCACAGCTGAATAGCGGTAGATGCCTTCTTATAGCGGAGGACTTCAGTCTCCACGGTGTCTAACAAGCTTTCCGGCAACGCTTcctagtttattaatatttagtaatgagAAGCAAAATTATAGAATGATCTCATTCATATTATTGGAAAAAAGAGATTTGGGCCTGAAGGGCCAGGTGGTAACCTCGcacgcgcgcacacgcacactcACGCGCACAGAAATTGGGCCAGCCCCGCACCTCAACTCAACTCAAAtcttttattgctttttattgtatggcaaacgtcataattatttctaacttttaaactctcataccacacaactaccacattcaaacttacataattttcatacattccagtctctttcatccttcgccaatttcaacccacttacagcgctggagccagttatcgaattgggcggtctcccagaaacgccagaaactcgtcaacgctgtagaatgcctttgacaccagaatACGCTTAAGACGAgtttttgacgccttgggcgtttgggcgtttttcgCATAGAATTTtgcaatctgttgatgaattgaacacctgcctgcgaaggcaagtgctcataaactaccgttctgtgtcttccagttcggtagttatctctgcctctagtctcatacccgtgtatgtcacgtcccctggtaagggcacatttagacaaacagaacaagagatgtttctaaaatgtagagactgggcaaagtcaacagtttcaaatttttgaatgctgtcctgcacgactctctgaaattcaactttgtgataatacgaatcgctttttttgtaatttgaacaccctcaggaaatttttgcctgcacaggccccccacaacaccacacCATAGGAAAGGTgggagtgaattagcccataatatgccgcaatcaatacctgactggggcacaTACcaggccaaggacctcaaaacatatattcctgaggacagtttggtacacacatggtcaatgtggttgTTCCATGTCATTcctcgatcgaggagtattccaaggaatttagcggtagtagacttcttccaatatggaatctgccaacatgacagctgacccacattgggagtccactgggcgcagcgcgaaatttagcacgttggatttagaagtatttgtttgaaggttgaggctgttgaaatattgaacacagttgttgatatcgacaaaggttttGTAGTTTCCAAACCTTCTTTgtgagttatctctgaaacagagagtcgtgtcatcagcatactgcacgattttgccatgcagcagcgatgaatgtacgtcgttgacataCAACAAGAAcaggattgggctgagtatagatccctggggaactccaatAGCTCAGTTGCATTGGtttggaaaattggtttgagatctgaaccacttgagctctctgacttaaaaatgatttaagccataagagcggcacgcctctgattGCCATGAGATTGTAGtttgtcaagcagtatttcatggtcaacgcagtcgaatgctttagataggtcaaggaacacacttaatgtgtgatcctgacgttctagcccctctacaaccatatcaaccagactcaccactgcgtctattgtcgatttatttttgctgaatccaaattggtgttcagaaagctggttgtttttatttaagaagtaaagcattctcgctagaaaaagtttttcaaatattttgcttaaaataggcaaaattgagacgggccgatagttatttattgaacaggggttttctttcttgaaaatcggatgcacttttgcaattttttaggagtgagggaaaaactcctgagttaaatgacaaattgactaattgagtcagtggttttacaatatgccttgagcattttttaattaaccacatggatctcaattctagatcatttgattttttggcagGGAGTTCTTAAATAATTCtatcaagctcttcctcaactacgggAGTCAGAGCCGTTGAGGGCTAttggactctgtctacgcgtAGGGTTCCCCTGTGGCATTGATGGAagagggccccgtccacaagcaacagacgcaaagaagccgttaaactcgtcggcaaccctagaagcatcactcacaagtgtgtccccaattttgactgtgatttgcttgaattcttgatgtttattgttaatgatgccccatacagttttggaaaacgttttttgaagaaataattgattttgcgacatcatacgcttttgcagcttggatcacctttctgtaaatttttttatactttcgaaaaaagattttgaactgttcattggctgactttttgtttatttcggagaaaaacttgagtttttctctcgaaaccagAATACCTTTGGTGATCCAAGTATTTTTTATCTTCTTTGGACTAACTTTAACCGTTTTTGTAGGGCAACAGGTGTTGAGGTGGAAactcaaacattcattgaaagtTTGGAACTGCTGCTCTAACGGGATGTGACAAATTTAGAAAACCTGCCCGGTTTATTCAGTTACATCATCTTCTTTCAGAGTCATGAGTAAGAAATACTCTGTGAAAGTGTCAGTGTAGATCATTTTACTTCTTCGTTTAAAGTTTGTCTTTGACGATGGAatgtttgacaggataacaggatttcggacatttgccatctttatggTTACATAAGTTATAACACggcgtttcgaggattggaacctatcttcgtcaggtgggggaggtgtTAGCAGATAGAaatataaagaacagaaagaagaaacgaagggaaagaaaagggttcaaacatacccaaaagctctTGGAGTCTAGTcgaggcgttgtcactgcagacaatacaagtcacgagtacgagaaacacatcACACCAACACGGATAAAAGTGGGATACTGACTCGAAAAtcgatgtcggctctttcttTAGCACCACGTCGTGTAATCTGAAACAATGGGTCTGGCAGGCGATGGTCACGAAGGCAAGGCGTTTTCCGACcctatgttttggtcctagaccttATTGTCATGGTTTGTGTTCGAATTTTCTTGATTTAGGTctctttaatttgtataatatttttaggtttcctagttagtttttttttaaatattgttgccAAAGTGATCAAAGTGATCAGAGGATTAGATTCTattcttcgaaacgttgtgttgtgtCTTTTGTAACCATTATGGTAAATATTCGAAATCCTGTATCCTGTAATTTTACTTGTTATGATATGTATACTGATTGCCTtggaatgaaattaataatatgtatactgATTGCCTTAGATTGAAATGAATAATAATGTGGGGTAGTGGGGTTGATTGAGGGAGTGCATTAGGTAATGGGCTGTCCTGATTCCTTGTACTTATACAGTATGTGGAGAGGGGGGGGGTTCGTGTGTATTAGTGTAAAACAATGTGAGCCTTAACTACAGTCATTATTTGCTAATACTGTACGattatttatacgttttaaagaACTCTTTATAAGCAACTATTATTCTACATGATCCAATCCTgaattgataaaaacatttttctgttgGAACTAAATCTCATATTTAGCTTGTATAAATCTACCGTCTGTACTTTCTTGTCGTGTTACGAGAAGATCACTTTAGTGCAAGACgattaatttagtttgaaaaaccAATACTGTACTAAGATATCGTGTCGTACTGGAGAGGTTGAAATGTAGTATTTCTGTTGAGCTTCCAGCATGAGGCGGCCAGCATCAGGAGTAAAACTCCCAGGAGGGTCAGGTTATAGTAGAGCTTGTCGAACAGCGTGATGTGCAGGACACTCAGGATAAAGGAATGTCGGAGGAAGGAATACAGGGTAGCCAGAAGCAAGAGTGCGGCCAGAGCGCCAGAAAGTCCGCTCAGACCTGTAACAGCTTTATACAGTAACTTCCTCCTCTTGTACGATAAAAAGAGGATCAGAAGTGCCATTGCGTCCTAAAAGTCACTTGGCCTGTTGACAGTTTTGAACGTTTTATTTAGTtggattttcaatattttcaccacaatgatttatttttttcgaTCACTTATTTTATGCAGaccagtttaaaaaaatgtaactatcACGAAGTTTTCTAACCTTTACGTATACGAAAGCAGATCAACATTATGTTTACAAACTACAAAGTGTCGAAAAACAGCTGATTCTTTTACGAAAACTAAACTTGTACTGAAAGGAACGTATGTTGCCAATATTTTCAGGCTATGTGGCAGCTCAATAAAACAAACAGTAAGAaatgtatagtataataatatgtatgtataatattataatatattattttattttaatgttctgtcttgttttatatatattgtattttatatatatatatatatatatatataatattattttattttattttcttattttctgtcttgttttatatatatatatatatatatatatagattttggatatatatatatatatatatatatatatatatatatatatatatatatatccaaaatcTATGTAGGATCTATTTTTGCTTACAGCATGAtgccaaaattgt
Proteins encoded in this region:
- the LOC124363801 gene encoding uncharacterized protein LOC124363801, translated to MALLILFLSYKRRKLLYKAVTGLSGLSGALAALLLLATLYSFLRHSFILSVLHITLFDKLYYNLTLLGVLLLMLAASCWKLNRNTTFQPLHQTLRRSHIVWCLLMVLSLVYVIIQKPLLHYLVYSVTANHFGDHT